The Equus asinus isolate D_3611 breed Donkey chromosome 1, EquAss-T2T_v2, whole genome shotgun sequence genome segment GGCAGGGAGTGGGTGAGATGCTGCACACTGCCTTCAGGTGACATAATGGTATCCTGCCTGGCTGCCTCCTTATTCTGCCTGCATGGGATGGCCCTCCTAAACAATCTCATTgactcctttaacttttgttcCAAAGTTTACTATTTCAACACTTCCTGGGGCTTTATCAACGCTCTTACTTTCTGGCTTACTGCCTAGCTTGCTGCCTTCTACTGTGTGAAGATCTCATCCTTCTTTCATCCTGTCTTCCTCTGGCTAAAGTGGAGGATTTCTCGGTCAGTGCCCAGGCTGCTGCTGGGCTCCATGATTATATCTATCGTGCCAGTCATTCCATTAGCCACTTGGAATAGCATTCTTGTGCAGCTGAGTGCCTCCCAGAGTTCCCATGGAAACGGCACCCTATGTGAAAGAATACAGACCATCTCTCTCTACTCTTTTTTGCCTACAGTGCTTATGTTGTTGATTCCCTTTCTCCTGTTCCTTGTGTCCACCCTCTTGCTCATATTCTCACTGTACAGGCACTTGGGGCAAATGAGGGACCACAGATCCGGCCCATGTGATCCCAGCACCCAGTCTCACACCATGGCCCTGAAGTCATTTACTGTCTTCCTTGTCTTCTACACATCATATTTCCTCTCCCTGATTATTGCTTTTATGAAAATCACAACACTGAAGAATCAGAGCCACGGGGCCTGGGAAGTGGTGACCTATGCAGGCATCTGTCTGCATTCTAGCATCCTGGTGCTAAGCAGCCCAAAACTGAGAAAGGCCCTGAAGAGAATCCTTTGCAAGTCCCTGGACAAAAGATGGTTCGTCACAAGTATCAATATCAATAATCAGTATCAATAGATAAGCCCTGAGTGGCAAAAATCTGCAAGGTTTGGGTcctgttctttcttcatttcctcttctttcccacccCTTCCCTGACCCATtaattctttttccatttgtctCTGTTCCTGCATCCTTCCATTGCTCCCAGTCCCTAATCTGTGTCCCAAACTACCTTGACTAGGATGTTGTCCTCATTTCCTCACAGGCTCTCTCAGCCTTTGTATAAGCAACTCTAATTGTATCCTCTAGGCATCACTGTGGTCTTTAATCCCTTTACAGAGACTAGTAACAGTTGTCAGATTTCTCTGTAGTCAAtctcaagtaatttttttttaagagtagcATGGATTGCCCCATAGCATTCACTTTGTGACATCAACTGGTCTCCTTATTCTTGCTCTGCTCTCAGCTCAGCCTCTCTATTTCAGCCCAATAAAGCTTATTTCCACCTCCCTGCATGTTCCTCCCTCCAGCCTGTGGTCAATAGGCCTACCTGGGACTTCCTTTTGTCCTTTCTCGATCAATCATTGCCATTCCCTCCTTTTTTGCCCTGCTTAAGGAAGATTCCCCCCATGGGACTTTTTCAGTTTGATCTCATGGAAGGCTGAGGGTCAGTATGAGTTTTGTGTCCCTATAGGTCTTGTCCATGATTTTGTGCATTTGTTACATCTTGAATTAAAAGGAATTGTCTAATGTTGAAATGCTTCTAGGTTTTGGccaacagaagaaagagaaggagaacagagaaaattttcTATAGTTCTTAAATTTGATAAGTCTTCTCCTCCTGTCCACTGAGCCTGGAATGCACCCTGAAGGCCAATGCCTAGGATGGTAGTCTCCAAATTGGACTGTTTCCATCTCAGAGTATGGGCAAAATGATCCATTTGATGTATGAAGAAAGTTTGGCAACttcaatttctatttatttttatcacatgTTTTTAGTTCCTATTTGTTGGTGTATGTTTTATGATGCACATAATGTATTAGTAAGGTAGTACATGCtgttaattaaagaaaataatatgcaTACATTGGgatgcatatttatatatattttttcccaatggAGTTCACCATAAAAGACTATGGAGACCAAGAGACTAGAAGAGATTGGGGAAATCAGCAGACATGGTTAAAGGAGATTCATAggtgagaaagaaatttcctcTACTTTTCTAGGCTTTTCTGgcaggtctaagaattaaattcacatgagacataATAAGAggggaaaattaaacaaatttaataacatatatatgtgGGAACatcccaggaaaactgagtaactgaCCAAAATGGCTGAGGCCACCACCTTACATACCCTtgtcagctaaagacaaaggagcacgttgagggtagtggtttgggatttccaAGAGGAAGAAGActattcacatggagatggaaaaataGATGTTTGGCAAACAGATCTTTGTTATGTCTTGCAAAGGCAATGAGACCTGGACAGggctttgatcaaatgggccttgccagattcctccctgtctaccacagctagttcatattatactatagttatctatggtattAGCTCTTTCTTGAAACATGCCTTCTCCCTTAAATTCTTAGGCAGTTGGGGGAGGCTCAacgtttcttcctgagtcttttgttcttaaatataatcaagccaaagagacagattttggggtagcaaattctgttcCCCTACAGTTTCATGTGTTTGTCAAATaggagtgaaaaaagaaaacaagagagaatagAGGTACATAGAATTTCCAAATACACCCCTCCAATTATGGTAAGTAGTCCAACGATCATGAAAATTTCATCTTCCAATGCTTCTGAGTGTTTAATTTCAGATATCATGTTTTCAATTCCCAAGAactcctcttttaaaaatttgagtatTCCTTAATAACATTGTGTTACTTTATATGGCTTTCTTATACTCTCGTAACTGTCTGAAATTATCAATGCTTTTGTTAATGAAAGGTTTCTTCTCCTTGCATTGTTGTTTGCTCCAAGTAGCTAATTTGTCTGTCTTTTGGTCTTATCTTCATCTTTTCTCAGATGTCCCAAACTCCCTGTTTGCTGATGTTGAGTAAGGGATGCAAAGGCTGATTGGAAACTCTGACCTCATGAATGGGTCTTGTTGATCACAAGCTTCACTGTAGAGGGATTGGCCTGGCCAATTATTTGAGGCATCTCTGATATTGGTGTCTTTAGATCTTCCTCTTGGAAAGTTTATATTCTTAGCAAAGACTATACTCATTTCCTGCTTGGAGGCTGAAGGCTTGCATGCTGGTGTCCCGGAACTAAAGTGAGGGAAAAAGATTTGTTCACctaattttcctgttttcagtaTACTCTTTCTGCCACAAATGTGGTTGAGATACACACAGCTTAGGGATCCTGTTTTGTTCTCTCCAGAGAATACACCTCCAGTTTTTCCTGGGGTGGGCAGGAGTGTCTGCCCAGTTACTCAAAAGGGAAGAAGTGATCTCAAAATCTGAATCTTAAACTGACTTATAACCAATTTTTACCTATTCTTCTCCAGAGGTACCAGGTATTGCAAATCCTGAGTAAAAGTCAGGTTagttcttgattttctttctgtttgcgTAGGATTTAATTTTCTCAGATCTGCTATGTTTTGACCACTCTTTCATCTACTTTCCAGCTTCCgaaatgcttttgttttctctttctctttgttatcGTGGATTGGAGccttgaaaataatttctaagacTTCCTTTACAGTAAATTTAGAAGACCTTtgagaaaggaataaaggaagatgCATTGATTTAATCCTTTTCCCTCTTGATGACTTTTGATGCAGGAAAGcagtttcaattttgttttttatggtgGCGTCCTGTCTTTAACTGGAATCTTGTGCAGAAGCTCAGTCTATaaagtagatagatagatctgCTCTTTTGAAGAGGGGATGAAGGACTGTGGTTCTACTTTCTCAGTTCTCCTTCTGTTCCTTCCCTACTATGAGAACCTCCTGGATGGCATGGTTTGTCATCCACCGATTTAGAAGCCGAACGTGATTTATCTCTCCAGTAGATGTTTTTAGACATTCAAGAAAGTTTATGGCTTTATGCAAGGAGCATCGATTTATTCCTTAAGAGATTAACTTTATTGTTTCCAATTGCACAAATAGTgcaagacagagaaaagaacGGTTCTAAAGATTTTTGCATTGGGATACAATTGGACTATGCACCTCATGGCAGGCTAATGTTATAAtcttaaaaacaactttaaaatgctatttttaaaatttgatatgaAAGTGTGTAAATTTACCTGaatattaaacaatatttaaCTATGCTTACACATTTTGATAATTGAGGATGCTGGAGactccaaatttatttttagatagtTATAATTCTATTTTATACACTCTTACTATTAGATGCATTGCTTTATCCAAAATTATTTACCTGATTATATGAGTAAGATGATATTTGTAGAGTTACAAAAGTATCTAGAGCTTATCCTGTGTGAAATCATTAGTAAATTTTTGCATGGTTTAACCTAATATATATGTGCAGTCTAgctattaaaaatttatttcattccTCCTCTACTTTTCCATGGCAGAGACCATCAGTGACCTGATGAAACCATGGAAGAATGTGGAAGTATTCGTACACTTTAGGTCACTCAAAGGTCCGGGGGGGAAACGGACACTAAGATTTAGAGATTCTGCCAAATAAAATGTATGTTATCACATCTCTAAGATGACTCAATGCATTTTTGAAGGtaatgagaaaaagtaaaataaaaagaaactaatgaacagaaaccaaaaaattccttTGCTACTGTAGAGAACCAAAATGAAGGAAGTTCTCGTAGGTCTCTTCAGAATCATCCACTTGGAGTCTGACCTTCTGCTGTTACTTGTTTGACACTAGCATCATTTCATGGAGGAATCAGACACCACCCTAAAAAATATATTGCCAATTGTGCTAGAGAAAGATTTATCAGCTTCATTCGCAGGCATGGGACACctttaggaaaaagaaacatgGTGGAACTCTTGTGAGAAACAGCTAGTATTTTGATTGCTGTTGCATGTGGAAGGACTCCGAAAACAGCTGACATCACTGTCCACCTGTGGCCTCTTTTGGATGCAGACTATGAATGGGACATGAGACCTCTGTACGACATATCTATTGGAGCACTGAGAGACGGATGAGCATGTGCCTGAGGAGAGGTACTCTTTCAACCTCCTACAGAAGAGTACTGAAAGAGCAGAAAACATTGACTTTATTGACCTGTCAGCCGTAGAGAAGCAAATTCCTGAGAAAGAGTGTTGCTGGGGAACAGTCTTGTGATGCTGTGATGACTGTGTAAGTCACATCAAGGTCATCTATGGTACAAAAGAATATTCAGTTATGTGTGACTGCAACAGAGCATGTGTGCTACAGCCTCAACCAGCTTCTTGAAGACATCATGAAGCTGGCGTGTTGCCAAAAGATTTCGAGACTAGCCAGAATGTGAAATAGGCAGAAGCCATTCATTGCTGCCATCTTCAAGAAGGAGACAGGAAAACACTCAGAGAACTAAACCAAGTCACTGAAGCTGAGTTTCAAACCCTTGATCAGATTGCATTATCTGCTCTTTGATAATCTTTTTACAGAAATGAAGCAGCTCTTCAACCAAATGGCATATTATGAAGGCACCAAACCTCATTTTCTTGAGGTTTccacaataaatgtttatatgttttgatttctctaaTGTTTCACATGCAGACTTTTCATTTGTGGAATCTTACGTGCAACCATGTAATGTGGGGGGCAAAGGTCATAAGGGAGGACTGTGACTCCAGGATCCTCGTCATCTGAAGAGCGgactctctctcctgcttctccaCCTGCATCTCTGCTTTGTGTtaccctccttctttctcttccctctttctccttttgcttttcttttttttcatgttcatgGTCATCCTACCTTTTAAACCTGCCTTAGCTGAATCTTCATGGCTCCCTGAGCCTGTATTGGCTGATCTGAACTAGTATCACATTGTGTAGTTGTTGGTGGAGGCAAAATGCAACGTGtgaaatcattttataaatggagagatgttctAACAAGTTGGTTGTTACCCTATAAAACATTGTTATAGGAGGTGGCTCACCCTGCATACGGCAGTCCCTCCCTGTGTGTTTGTTGTGAGCTTTGTTCTGAGCTCCTCTTTTCATCCCACTGACTCTTACTTCCCTCGCTCCTACTGGGAGGTCTGTTCTGGATCTGATCTCCcagtttcctttctctgtctttcccttcTCCTTATTGTGACTTCTCTACTCTTTTTCATCCCTTCAGAGCCTTCTTAGGAAAGGATTAATTTTGGTTTGCCATGCACATTGAAGCTAAGGTGTTAATCACTAACAGTTTTGATGTTAATATGTCagcaaaattcatattttaactgGAGACTCCTTGAACTCCAATATGGAGACTGCCAGGGAAATTCTGAGGAGCATGAGAGGTCAGTGGAGGAGTTAATGAAGCCTGTTCCTAGTTCTTCCAAGACTTGTGCATATGAATGACATTTTACTCCACCCATTCAGGAGGTGGGTCTCAAAATAGTATGCATTATATTATTTGAATAGAATATTAACCTAGGTCATGAAAGGTCAGGGAAAGTTTGTTGTTAAAGGTGGAAAGCAAGGAGAaggggattttattttattttattttttttagtgattgaccctgagctaaaatctattgccaatcttatctttttttcatcttctccctaaagcctccagtagatagttgtatagtctagttgtaggttcttctacttctgctatgtgggacaccacctcagcatggcttgatgagtggtgctaggtccatgcccaggatccaaatctgtgaaacactgggccgcgtgaacttaaccactcagctgtgggctggcccctggatatGGTCATTTTAAAGGGAAAGTAGTAAAGAAATAGTACAGTAAGAAATAAAGTGCAAAATATAGGCATTTCAATCACTCCTGGAGCctctattttgttaaaatttcacTGAATCTGGCTCTGAAAAGAACAGGCAAATAAAGGTAATGCAAATAGAGACAAAGTGTTATTGAGCCGGGAGTGATTTGCATGGCAACGGAGATCACAGGAATCCTGTTTTCAAATCCTAGGAGATTAGGGTTCTATGCTGGTAGCTAGGCTTTTGCATGAATCCATATTTCCTGCATCTCTGATCTCAAAAGGGTGGCTTGGCCACAGAGGCTGTTTTTCCTTGTGGATGTGTCTCAGAACTTCAAAGTAGGAACTGATTCTCAGCAGAACTTCCCTGGAGAAGATGCCCTCTTCACTCATGTTGATCTTCATGGCCACTTTTTCCCTGGAGACGTTGATTGCAATGTTGCAGAATGGCTTCATTGTTGCTGTACTGGGCAGGGAGTGGGTACAAGGCCGCACACCCCCCTCGGGGGATGTGATTGTGGCCTGCCTGGCTGCGTCCCGGTTCTGCCTGCATGGGCTGGCCCTCCTGAACAGCTTCCTGGGCTTCTTTAAGTTTTCTTCCAAAATTTACTATTTCAGCATCCCCTGGGACTTTATCAACACTCTCAATTTCTGGCTGACTGCCTGGCTTGCTGTCTTCTACTGTGTGAAGATCTCAACCTTCTCTCATCCCACCTTCCTCTGGCTGAAGTGGAGGATTTCTCGGTCAGTGCCCAGGCTTCTGCTGGGCTCCCTGATCATATCTGGTGTGACAGTCATCTCATCAGCTACTGGGAATAGCATCGCTGTGCTGAGGAGTACCTCCCAGAGTTCCCCTGGAAACCACACTTTGGCTGATAGAATAAGCCCCTTCTTTTGGCACTTTTTTCTGAGTCAAGAGCTACTTGTGTTGttgcttccttttctcctgttCCTGGTGTCCACCCTCTTGCTCATGTTCTCACTGCACCAGCACCTGCAGCAGATGAGGGCC includes the following:
- the LOC106841767 gene encoding LOW QUALITY PROTEIN: taste receptor type 2 member 62-like (The sequence of the model RefSeq protein was modified relative to this genomic sequence to represent the inferred CDS: substituted 1 base at 1 genomic stop codon) yields the protein MPSSSMLIFMVIFFMETLATMLQNGFIVAVLGREWVRCCTLPSGDIMVSCLAASLFCLHGMALLNNLIDSFNFCSKVYYFNTSWGFINALTFWLTAXLAAFYCVKISSFFHPVFLWLKWRISRSVPRLLLGSMIISIVPVIPLATWNSILVQLSASQSSHGNGTLCERIQTISLYSFLPTVLMLLIPFLLFLVSTLLLIFSLYRHLGQMRDHRSGPCDPSTQSHTMALKSFTVFLVFYTSYFLSLIIAFMKITTLKNQSHGAWEVVTYAGICLHSSILVLSSPKLRKALKRILCKSLDKRWFVTSININNQYQ
- the LOC106841773 gene encoding taste receptor type 2 member 134-like, giving the protein MPSSLMLIFMATFSLETLIAMLQNGFIVAVLGREWVQGRTPPSGDVIVACLAASRFCLHGLALLNSFLGFFKFSSKIYYFSIPWDFINTLNFWLTAWLAVFYCVKISTFSHPTFLWLKWRISRSVPRLLLGSLIISGVTVISSATGNSIAVLRSTSQSSPGNHTLADRISPFFWHFFLSQELLVLLLPFLLFLVSTLLLMFSLHQHLQQMRAHRPSPHDPSTQVHITALKSLSFFFVFYTSYFLSLIIVSMQITALQHQWHWAWEVVTYAGICLHSSILVLSSPKLRKALKTIFGKPLTKDASSQVISINNQYQWTSP